Part of the Lampris incognitus isolate fLamInc1 chromosome 1, fLamInc1.hap2, whole genome shotgun sequence genome is shown below.
cactgctcaaaaaaataaagggaacacctaaaaacacaatatagacctcgatgaatgaaatatttcagctgaaaatctttatttattagacagaggaatgtgtttagagcaaaataacctaagaatgatcaatggaaatcaaaatcattagcccattaaggtctggattcagaatcatactcaaaatcaaagtggaaaatgagaacataggctgatccaacttctgtggaaattcttcaagacgattcaaaatgaggctcagtagtgtgtgtggcctccacgtgcctgtatgcactccctacaacgtctgggcatgctcctgatgagacgacggatggtctcctgagggatctcctcccagacctggatcagggcatcggtcaactcctggacagtctgtggtgcgacatcgcgttggtacaagacatgatgtcccagaggtgctcgattggattcaggtctggggaacgtgcaggccagtccatagcatcaatgccctcgacatacaggaactgctgacacactctggccacatgaggacgagcattgtcatgcatgagcaggaacccagggcccactgcaccagcatatggtctgacaatgggtctgaggatctcatcccggtacctaatggcagtcatggtacctctggctagcacgtagaggtctgtgcggccctccaaggatatgcctccccagaccatcactgacccaccgccaaaccggtcatgctggaggatgttgcaggcagcaaaacgttctccacagcgtctccagactctctcacgtctgtcacatgtgttcagtgtgaacctgctctcatctgtgaagagcacagggcgccaatggcgaatctgccaaccaagatgttctctggcaaaggtcaatcgggctgcacggtgttgggctgtgagcacaggccccaattgtggacgtcgggccctcataccatcctcatgcattctgtttctcactgtttgagcagaaacctgcacattagtggcctgttgaaggtcgttttgtagggttccggcagtgctcctcctgttcctccttgcacaaaggaccagatagcggtcctgctgcggggttgttgtcctcctgcggccccctccatgtctcctggtgtactggcctgtctcctggtacctcctccatgctctggacactgtgctgggagacacatcaaatcttcttgccacagcacgcattgatgtgccatcctggatgaatgagctgcactacctgagcaacttctgtaggttgcagataccgcctcatgccacctctagtggtgagggcactagcaaaatgaaaaactaaccaaagatcggccagaaaagatgaggacaggcaaatggtctgtggccaccacctgcaaatccattccttttataggggttgtcttgcaaattgtctaatttccacctggtggaaattagacaatttaccaacaggtgaaattgattcacaaatcagtgttgcttcctaactggacaggttgatatctcaaaagtgtgattgacttggagctacattgcattgcttatgtgttccctttatttttttgagcagtgtatatatacgtatatatacgtgtgtgtgtgtgtgtgtatacacacacatatatttcaaATATGTTTatgacccaaaccatgccaggaaaatgtcccCACGGCATGTTTTCCCTctcatttgtcacctgtctgcatATATATTGTGAAGGAATGGAGTTTTAAATAGATCGCCAGCTTCCTTCATTCACTTCAATTCAATTTACAATATATTAGCATACTCAGTGAAGGCATCAGAAAGACTATTCAAATCAACAATTTCACTCTCATGATAGTTATTTCCTACCAGGCAATTATGATAACCCCGCAGCCTAATATGGGTTTATTTGGGGATGTGTGACATGAACCAAAGGATGAGAGTCTGTCGACGATCGTTGTTgctgaaatcttttttttctccccctacgCACAGAAGAGTGTGATTGACTAATCCTATCTGTCACATCCATGCCTGTTGCAGTCACCACTTCACCCGCCCAGGCTGCCACGCCTCACTTCACTCCGCCCTCGCTGCCTCCAGGATATGACTCTCCTCCACCTTCCCACCGCGCTAAGTACCTGCTGCTGCCAGTCATCGCCGTGGTTACTGCCCTCAGCCTGGCAGCCAGCGTGGGCCTTGCGGTCGTCTTGGGGTGAGAGACGGAAGAGCTCGGGCGGGTGAAACAATGAGAGAAGGGGGGGGCGGGAGGCCTGAAAGAGGAAGAGAATTTGAACTGGGAGGGTGGGGGTGTGAGAGGTGATACAAAGAGTGACAGAATGATGCAAGACGCAGGAAGTTGACTTGTGATCGAATGGTGAGGTGATAGCTTTACTAGGCCTAGGTGTACCTCACCACTGTAAGCCGTGACGAGGGCGCCGTGCAAGCACACGGAAACCGCTCACCGCTTACAAGCGAGTCGATCAGACTGTCGGGCCCTTTTCTCAGAAGACTCCCCGGTGGATTATTCCACGGGCCAATCTCATTTACTCCGGCGCAACAACCAATGAGCATCCGCACTCAGATTTAAGCACCCAGCGAGCAGACGTTAACGGGCAGGTTTTACGGTCATTTGATCGTGATTATACGTGGTTTGTCATCGGTTGTCTTCCCCGCAGACTGAAAACGAGGCAGCTGAGAGATGTGGAGGAGGCCAGGAGCCGGCGGGAGCGGGAGGACAGAGCATCCACGGCGTGATAAGAACAGAAATAAATATTTCAGTAACCGAATGGCTGAACAGTTCATTCAAATCTCAAGTAAAAACCTCAGCATACGGCGTAGCGTCCCACCTGCGGGATGCTAACTAAACCTACAGATGCCGGAGTCCTGCTTGGGCCACACGCAAATGTGATTCCATTGACCTCGTGATGTCACCAACAAACCGAAATGTTGGCCTTGTTCCCTGATGCGGAAAACATTTATTGAGACTCTTTTCTCTGTTAGACCTCGGCCCACACagcaacacatacacactcccacacaGAGGCAGGTCCACGAGACCGTTTCCCTCACGTCAACCGCCAGTTTTGCACAAGGCATCAGTGAGCCGACCCCGCTGGAGACACGTTTCAgccgaatggggggggggggtggagaaagacacgtgggtgtggatgagagggaggaaggaaggagggggggtggTAAATCTCCCGGATTACAGTGTTTTTCGGAGATTAATGGCCTCGGCGGTCCAATTAATCCCAGATAATCCCCTGTGCGAGGGGGaagtcgggggtgggggtgggggtagaaGCCACAGCACCTGTTTTCCTGCGGTCTTGTGCggctttattcatttatttggttGTTCATTCAGAGAGACTGAGTAGGACCAGAGGTTTTTTTGCATCACCGCTGACGTTCTTTCCACTCTCCACCATAGGCTCGCATCTTCACCACAATATTGTTTTTTCTCCTTCTGTTTTTCACTCGTGTCTGAcctttcttgctttcttgcttGTTTTatggctctttctctctcttgcctgTCCGTATCTTCTGATGACTTCATGTCATCATATAAATAACATCCCTTGCTGTTCATGCTCAGCCTTGTCCCGGAATAGTTTCCTCATGATGATGATTTAGgacctataaaaaaaaaaatcttcggaGGCTAGAGCTTTCACAACAGCTCAGCGTCATCATCCCCGCTCATTTGTTTAACGCCGTGTTGGTCTGTCCTACACTCTATTGCCAAACCAGATTATTTTCCAAAGAAAAGCGATGAACAATACCGCCTGTCAATTAAATGCTATAAATGAAAGTGAAATTGTAATGCCTGACTTTGTGTGTCACCTTGTCCAGGAAGAATGATTTTTAACTCTGTCAGATAGAGGCCCCTTGGGAGTTATCTGAGGCGGTTGTTCAGGGTTTTAGGGTGTTTTCCAGAAATTATTTCTgacttctgtaaaaaaaaaaaatgtaaaaaattttGAAGGTTAGTCAGAATTGAGAGAATGACAAAGGGCgtgtaaaggtgtgtgtgtgtggagacaggatgtacactaccgttcaaaagtttgggatcacccaaacaatttcgtgttttccatgaaaagtcacacttattcaccaccatatgttgtgaaatgaatagaaaatagagtcaagacattgacaaggttagaaataatgatttgtatttgaaataagattttttttacatcaaactttgctttcgtcaaagaatcctccatttgcagcaattacagcattgcagacctttggcattctagctgttaatttgttgaggtaatctggagaaattgcaccccacgcttccagaagcagctcccacaagttggattggttggatgggcacttctttgagcagattgagtttctggagcatcacatttgtggggtcaattaaacgctcaaaatggccagaaaaagagaactttcatctgaaactcgacagtctattcttgttcttagaaatgaaggctattccatgcgagaaattgctaagaaattgaagatttcctacaccggtgtgtactactcccttcagaggacagcacaaacaggctctcacaggtactatttaatgaagatgccagttggggacctgtgaggcatctgtttctcaaactagagactctaatgtacttatcttcttgctcagttgtgcaaagcggcctcccacttctttttctactctggttagagcctgtttgtgctgtcctctgaagggagtagtacacaccggtgtaggaaatcttcaatttcttagcaatttctcgcatggaatagccttcatttctaagaacaagaatagactgtcgagtttcagatgaaagttctctttttctggccattttgagcgtttaattgaccccacaaatgtgatgctccagaaactcaatctgctcaaagaagtgcccatccaaccaatccaacttgtgggagctgcttctggaagcgtggggtgcaatttctccagattacctcaacaaattaacagctagaatgccaaaggtctgcaatgctgtaattgctgcaaatggaggattctttgacgaaagcaaagtttgatgtaaaaaaaatcttatttcaaatacaaatcattatttctaaccttgtcaatgtcttgactctattttctattcatttcacaacatatggtggtgaataagtgtgacttttcatggaaaacacaaaattgtttgggtgatcccaaacttttgaacggtagtgtatatggtaCAATTTCCTATTTGGCTGTCATGAGGGATGCATTTTGGAAGAGAAAAACACCTTCCTTCAGCAttctttagacacacacacacacacacacacacacacattcacagtcaCCATATTCCACTTAGTATTAAAGAACATGCTGTCAGGATCTTATTACTTTGCTAGTCAAACACGattttgtatttgtgtgcatgcctatgggtgtgcgcgtgcatgcgtgtgcgcgcacgagagagagagtgtgtgcgtgtgtccgtgAGTGCTCATGTAAGTGTgcttgtgtgagtctgcatgtaGAGACCGGCGGATGGGCTGAGGTCGCCGTAAATGCCTGCTCAGCATCCCTAGTGACAGCCATGATATACGGCGGCCCAGAGAGTGCGTGTGCGGCTGTGTTTTTGAAAGTGCAGCCTCAGCAGGGCGAAAACACGACCAAGTCCGAGCGCTGCTAAGAAGGGATGACAGGCAGGAGGCCGGGGAAAGGAGGGAAGAGGGAGGCGGGGGAAGCGGAGTCAGAGGTTTGAGTGGGAGATGTGCAGAGGAAGAGCCTGACTAGGATGTGGGTGGCAAagtcagagagagtgagacggagAGAATCAGATCACTATTTCTACCTTGTAGTAAAGGAAGTCCCACACTAACCAACATCACTTTTCTCCCACTCTATTGGCAATCCCCTTTTGTGTAACAAAGGGCCTTGTGTTCTGCGTATGCCATTACAGGGGAAACGGGCAGAGGCCGGCGAAGCAGTGCTTTACATTTAATTCATTCAGTTTACATTTATGTTCTcccagtgtgtgcgtgcgtgcgcacgcacgcacgcacacacacaaacaaaatttacaacaaaaaaaacttaaaatCTTCACTAACAAACTGTTAACCGTCCTAAGGTTTTCTGGTTTTGCTCAAAAACTTGAGCATTTGTTGTTCAAGGGAGTTAGGAACGATAAATAAAGGatacggtaaaaaaaaaaaatccagtaaacTGTCACTTTGTCTGTAATCtgcgtggcaaaaaaaaaaatccggaaGGCCTCGAGGAGATATAATCAAACGTGCCCCAAATAGCAAATGTCAAAAACTATCAGGGGTCGAGCGGGTTTCACCTCTTAACGTGACGTCATCCAGCACAATAACATGGGATAACCCCCAACAACCACGTGCAACGTAGGAAAATCAGATTTGAGACGTCAATGTCCATATTAGGAGAACCGGGACGACCATATATGTCGATTCCGGCTGTGACGCATTTCAAGTAAGGAAAAACTGGGTGGGGCGGCGGTTTGTGTTCCGCCCTGCAACGCCCGCCCCTTCTCAGCTGTTATCAATGAAACAAGTGACAGAGGATTTAGAGCGGGTCTCTATTCCGGCCGGCAAGGATTTCAAACAATAAAACTACTGAGAAACTACGGGGAGGCTACAGTTTCGTGAATTTTGAATTGTGGAAGCCTTGGGTATTTTTCATTTTTTGAAGAATTAGACTAAAAAAAGGGGGATTTATCCCCCTCCTCCCCGGACACACAATCCACGCACGAAGTTGAAGCGCCTAAAATTTgagaaacttctttttttttttcttcttttttttttatcctccagTCTTGTGGAATCGATATTTCATGACCATGAGTCTCATCACTGAGCCGCTTGAAATTGCTGGAAATGAACTGATTCCCATTCTGGGCACCACCCAGGATCGTTGCggtggctgtgttgtactggactGTAGACCTTTCCTCGCCTTCTCCTGGGCGCACATACGCGAGTCCCGGAACGTGAACTGGAACTCGATGCTCCGCCGGAGGTCCAAGAGCTCGGTGGTCTGTCTGGAGTGGCTGATGCCGGACAAGGCCCTGTCAGGCCGGCTGAGACGGGGCGACTTctccgtggtggtggtggtggacgaGAACAGCCGCTCCGCGGCCGACCTGAAGGCGGAGAGCTTGGCCAGCATGCTCCTCACCGCGCTCCAAGCAGAAGTTCCGAGGAACTGCGTGCAGATCTGTTTTCTGCAAGGTGACGAGACttgcttattttatttttttctgtttagaaaaaataaaaaagtgatcaTAATCAACTCGGGAACGAACTTGATGCGGCAGAGGAGGAAACAGCCGAGTTGATGCAACGTGGTTGTGACTGTacagatttttaaaaaaggggTATAAAAGTTGAAATAGCCTGTTGGGGATTAATAAGAAAAATTACTTTAAAAGCTCATTGATTGGATATAGTAACAAATCGCTGAACAGGAAATAGTTTTCAAATGTTCCCTAGAGAATATGGATAAATATCATCACGACAATCGCATGGACTTTAAACACGATACCTATAGATTATGTACGTTTGCAGAAATATACCACCTTTAAGAATCCAATTGGATCGTTTGGGAACATTATCAAACCGAAATTAGTTTCCAAATGATAGGTCCTCAGATATTTCCGACCCTGTCTTGCGAGACATTTCAGGCCGACAGATTCTCATTATCGCCGGCTACGTAtcaatcatgacaatagacagaaATATCCTCCGGACATAACATCAATGAGTACTGAAGGGCTCTATTGTCCAGCCCTACTGTGCAGCCGGTGTCCCTACTTGACTGTCCCATAGTGTCTGAATGGAGGAGCCAGTGGTCGCTTGACTCAAATGTGTACTGTATTGTTCCCTTTGGCAGGTGGCTTTGCAGGCTTCTCCGGGGCCTATCCGGAGCTGTGCTACACCTCCCCCGGCAGCAACGTCTCTAGCGGGGACTCGGAGTCTACGGGGACAGACCACGTGACGCCGCTGTACGATCGGGTTAGTATTTACGCAGCGTGCAGAGCTGATAACAggctgaattatatatatatattaaaaaaaaacatcaactaCAAACATTAACGGACCCCCCCTTCATAAAAAACGTCAAGTGTAATTGACTCCACGTTGCACATATGGAGGAGCAGGCTGTTGCAGGTGtaggttccaatacagcttctgacaccatgttgcaggtgtaggtgcacAGGCCTGCAAATAGGCCTACTTTACTATCATAACAACAACGGCCTCGTAACCCTCATCATCTGGTCGTCGTTAACCCTGTCCGACCGTGTGACTTACAGGAGGGCCCCGTGGAGCTGCTGCCCTTCCTGTTTTTAGGCAGTGCCGTCCACTCGTCGCGCAGAGAGACGCTGGCCGCGGCCGGCATCACGGCCGTGCTGAACGTGTCCTCCTCCTGCCCCAACCTGTACGAGGAGGAGCTGCTGTACCTCCGCCTCACCGTGGAGGACAGTCTGGCGGCGGACATCAGAGCCTGCTTCGCTGAGGCCATCGCTTTCATCGGTGagaccctcccctccccctccccctccacccacacacacccacccacacctccTCAGTTTTATACAGGGACAGACGTTTGTAGCCGCTCAGCATGGGCGTAGTCCGGGGGTGGGCGGGGTGGGTGAGGTCGCAGCGGGGAATGGTGCAACCtacacaaaaaagaagaagaaaagaggtcAAACAACAGCGTAGATGAAGCCCACACTGGGAGGAAATAAGCTCATATGTCCTTCCCCTAAATTATACGTTGTGGTATACAATGAAGTGTATTTATAGTGGGTCAATTAAGGCCCACTTGCATAAGTTGTCCTGGActccattttttgggggggaaaaaagacatgCCCCTTTTGATAGTGGTAATAACggcaacaatgataataatctttatttataTAAAGTTTCTTAAACAGAGTTTACAACGTAGTTCACAGGATACAACGGCGAACAAACCAGCAGCGATAGCATTGGAACAATGGGGCGCAGCTACTATATTTACCTAAAAATCCAATGTTTTtcttccctttcctcctcattttTTCCTCGACCTCACTTGAAAAACGTCACATAAGTCAAGGAAAAAACGTACATGGAAAATTTGGGGGGAGGACCTACGTATATGGGGCCGGCGGTGCCGGTGTGTGCCATGGAGGGGCCGTGAGTCTGTGCAGGTTTCCATTTCCCCACAACACTACAGTGAAGGATTTCAGCTGTCTGAACCGAGGACCAAACGGGGAAATCGGTTGGTGCGCTGGCGAAATGGAAACCTGCACAGACAACACGGCCCCTCCGTGGCACACGACCGGGCACCGCCGACATAGGAAAATTGAAGTAAAAATAGAAATTGACTAATGACGTGTCAAAAACATTTGCAGGGCTGTAGTGGACTTGACAGCCTTGCGTGCGTCACATATCGGAAAGCTGACTTTGATGCGGAAGAGAAATCTTTCTCGTGCGATGGGAAAGTTAGTTTTTTCGCAATTTGCTCAACCCCGAGTGTGTCTTCCTCTACCCCGCATAACACACATCATCATGGTCATCACACATTACTGTCATTAATCAACAGGATGGGGTTTCTAACAAAACTAGCTATTACAAAACTCCTGCGATGTCAAAGATGATACAGTCAAGACACATCCAGTCTGCTGGgccacagtggcgcccccagaaatcttGCATAGGGGTGCCCAAATGGGGccgctgaaaatcttggggtggcacaccaaaaccaaaagctgtGACTGAGTTTCAGGAATTCTGTTATGCTGTTGTATTATACCGTAtcggctagttgaaaactgtcaatatgagagttaaggaattgcatactgaaatacttgggtttatttttattatttttttacagttaatgttactaaatatctgatttgcatagactaataccggtacagatagcattttgagttccacaacaattctgttttaatgtgtcaTGTATCAGTATATATTGTAACGCATTAGACGGCtcattgttatattgtatatgtccaaaaatgaaaaacaaaacaaaaaatgcatAATCACGGTCAAACAATATACATTTTATTATAGCCTACTCACAACCTATTCAACATCCCTGCTTCATTAGGCTGCATTGATTTCAATACAGCTTTATTCACCTGTTGCTGTGTCTTTTGTAAACAAATATGTTACAGGCtatgtccaaaaatgaaaaacGAAACCAAAAAAGCATGATCATAGACAACGTACATTTTACTATAGCCTACTCGCAACCTATTATATCCCTACTTTATTAGGTTACATTCTTTTCAATACAGCTTTATTCACCCATTGCTGTCTTTTCGTAAACGTATTATAGGCGATATCCAAAAATGAAAAgcaaaacgaaaaaaaaacaaagctgtcAGAGGCAGACTGTGCACGAGGGAGGGAGTGTGACGCAGCGACGGACGGTTAGAAGgggcattattgatttaaatgagcagcacataatgtaaaatatcagatagaagcatattctgcataatcggAAGCATATTCTGGAGTGACGGGgacagtatcagggtggccgccgccaccccttgggggcgccactgctggtGAAGGGTTGTACGTGCAATCACTTACTTCCAAATCTGTCTTCTCTCACTGTAGTCTAACATATGTGAGTGTCAGTGAAGTTCTGCATTTGAGCAACTGAGAAAAAAATTGTAAGCATAGCAGAtcctcaccgccccccccccttgctttCTCCTTCAGACTCGGTGAAGGAGCGCGGAGGACGGGTGCTTGTGCACTGCCAGGCGGGCATCTCCCGCTCCGCCACCATCTGCCTGGCCTACCTCATGCACACGCAGCGCGTCAGGCTGGAGGAGGCCTTCGACTTTGTGAAGCAGCGCCGTCAGATCATCTCCCCCAACCTGGCCTTCATGGGGCAACTGCTGCAGTTTGAGACGGACGTTCTCTGCCGGGGATGAAGGAGGGGAGGGCGCAGGACATATTCTACTGTACGGGACATTCTCCGTCCGTCTCCCGTGGTTGGGGCCAAGGGGCGGGGGTGCGGTGTACGACAGCCATGACAGACTAAAGACGATTCTTTGCACTACTACATGAAACTGTTTTgtggtttttctttttaaataaaaaaaacagaactCCAGGGGAGTGTACTTCCCATAGACCAGGTAACATACATTCAGAGACGAGCTTCTCGGTGAAATGTGAATCCCAACCTCAAGAAACTGAGAATATGGTTTAGTGAGTGCAGCAAGCAGCACACAAGAGCCGAGCCAAACTACAGCAATATGAACGCCTGAGCCGTGCCAGACTACATCCAGTCTCTCCCTGAGGTGGTCGGAGgggaatcgtgtgtgtgtgtgtgtgtgtgtgtgtgtgtgtgtgtgtgtgtgtgtgtgtgtgtgtgtgtgtgtgtgtgtgtgtgtgtgtgtgtgtgtgtgtgtgtgtgtgtgtgtgtgtgtgtgtggtttttgctTGGTTTATGTgccttatttttattgtttttgtaaTTGCATGATGAACTGACTGAAGAAGTCCTTGTTACCAAACGATGCAGGGAAAccagtgtgatgtgatgtgtcttTATGAGACTTGTGTTTTTTTACGAGGGCGGCGCTGGATAAAATCTCATATCCTTTGTCCTAATAGATAAATGCAATCATGCGAGATGTATGCTGTCTGATTGTAAGAACCCTGTTTAGATGTTCATGTTTTTATCGTGTTCgtagtgttttcttttttttttactaatttatTTTGATATCGGCTGTGACGGTATAACCATTGTTACTGTCAGCTGTTGCACTTTATTCATAGGCGGTTTGGGTCTCCCCCCTGTTTTATTCACCGAAATTAAACACGCTGGGAAAACAAATACAGATTCTTTACTGTGGATCTTTTGCCTCCGATATGACAAATATGGCCATATGACTTCCTGTAGGCCTTCCCTGGAaagtagaagttggcaaacagTAGGAGTCACGCCAGTGTTCAGGTCTTCATCTCGATGTACTCTCCATTAAGAAAGGTCAGGAAATGTTCCACTCGTCCTTCTgtaccctttccccccccccaatttatagGTGAAATTAAAGGACCATCAACCCCAGATATCGCTGTGTTCGTGCTGATTGTGTTGCTGATTTCTCTGAACCTATCAGATCACTATTATGCCAGGAGTGCATGGGTTCACCAG
Proteins encoded:
- the dusp2 gene encoding dual specificity protein phosphatase 2 — protein: MTMSLITEPLEIAGNELIPILGTTQDRCGGCVVLDCRPFLAFSWAHIRESRNVNWNSMLRRRSKSSVVCLEWLMPDKALSGRLRRGDFSVVVVVDENSRSAADLKAESLASMLLTALQAEVPRNCVQICFLQGGFAGFSGAYPELCYTSPGSNVSSGDSESTGTDHVTPLYDREGPVELLPFLFLGSAVHSSRRETLAAAGITAVLNVSSSCPNLYEEELLYLRLTVEDSLAADIRACFAEAIAFIDSVKERGGRVLVHCQAGISRSATICLAYLMHTQRVRLEEAFDFVKQRRQIISPNLAFMGQLLQFETDVLCRG